GATTTCAGGGCTTGTACACGTGGGGAGTTTTTTCCATCATAACTATTCCTGATTACCTATCCccgaataactccatgtgtggatgtCCTTATTCGGAATTATTTTAATCCACTTCCAATCTGGATTAAGGTAATTCtgaataaggcactcttattctggaaaaAGAGCATCCACCCATGGAGTTATTTGGGAATTCCACTTAAATTTCACACCCTGCCTTAATCCAAATTtatttcccagtgtagacaagcccgcagCTCCCCATCTATGAACTGGGGAGCGATGAGACTTACCTCCCCAGGGTGTTGTGATGACCCCATAAATACTTGGGCAGACACTCCACTGCTGTGGGATACGGGTCACAAAGAACAAAGGTAGAAAACATGCCCCAGGGACGTCAAAGAGCAGAAGTGGCCTGATCTCCAGCTCTAAGGCATGTGAACGGCTGATCCCTCATTGAAGGGCGCAGATTCAGTATTGCCCCAGTCAGCAATTCCATTTCCTGAAGCACAGCTGCCTAGAGCTGCTGTTCACACTCCCGTCCTATGACTGACCAGGCCAGCTCCTGCTGAGTTTACGGGATCTAATGCAATCAGAGTCGGAGGTGGAACAGCACCCTGGTATATCTATCTACAGGCTCACGGCAGAGGGCTCTTTCTCGTCACGCCCCTCCCCTTGCTTTGAGCCCATCCTCACATAGTCCCTGTCAGAAGCCGCATGAGCGAGGCGGGAGAGATGGGACATGTTAAAGGGAAACCAGATGACTCAGCTGACAATATTAGCTCAGATGACAAACTAATGCTCACGATAATTGCCATTTACTGGCAGAGGAGGCTGAACTGGGTCATATTTATTTGTGAAACTCAATGAGGCACCATCTGTGCTGCTGAATACCATGCCCCTGCCAAGATGATGGGTACATAGTTCAGATAAAAATATTGACCTGAGAGCTTTGTGCATCTAGGCTGTGGGAAGGAGCAGTGGAGCAGAAGGGCAAAAGCTCGCTTGATCTTGATTTTTCAATATGAATATAGACCATGAAAGCAGGGCCTCACGATCCTTCTGACTTTTTGGGTTGGCCTCTTGATCAAGGCACTAGCCTAGGCCTCGAGATCTGGGATCAACTCCTGGTTCTGCCCCAAACTCCTTATGtgacttggacaagtcacttcatcttcctctgcctcagttgcccatctgtaaaacgaaGATAATTCTTccttttgcctgtcttgtcttGTTAGCTTGTGAGTTCTCTGGGATAGGGTTCATCTCTTacgttgtgtttgtacagcaccttgcacaacaggGCCTTGATCTCTGCGAGGGCCTCTAAGTACTTACTGGGATGCCAATAAGAAATGGAAAAGAGCCTGGGGTAAGTGACCCAGTGAAGGGGCTGAGCCTTCCAAGGCTTGGCCTCTCTGTGAACCATGGTCCTTTGATATTGCCAATATTGATGCTATTTGCAAAGGCTAGTGGGAGTGATTTTGTGTTGGGGAACGCTGTCCAGTGCCCTCCTTGTGACTGCAGCTTTGTGTCCCACTCCAGACGGGTggtgctgttgacttcaatggaatggaGAACTGTTTCTTGCTTTGGTCCCCTAAAGAAGGAACCCCCTCTGGTGTGGATCTCTGATTTCTAATGCGCTCTCTTCTTTTCTCCGTAGTACAGAATGTGAAGCTGGGGGAGAGACCTGGAATATGAAGCCTGCCTACCGGTGCCTGGACTCTGCATTGTAGCGACTGCATCTTGCAACCTAAGGAGGAAGAAGGGACAAGATGTTCACTGCTGATAAAAATGGCAGCCAGTGTGTCTCCATTGGACTGTGAAAGGAGACTTTGGACCTTGGTGTCTGTCTGCCTGGGAGCCCCAGGAAGGCTGCTGTCTGGTTGACACAGCCCTCTAATATTAAGTGGAGTGAGGGCAGCATGGCTCAGAAAGCGTGGGTCAGCATGCTCTTCCACAACCGCaaagcccagctcctgctggTCAACTCCCTGACCTTCGGCCTGGAGGTCTGCCTGGCTGCTGGGATCACCTACGTGCCACCGCTCTTGCTGGAAGTGGGTGTGGAGGAGAAGTTCATGACCATGGTTTTGGGTAGGTGGCTTCTTCCTTTCTTCGACTGAGATGCTCACCCCTTCGGTGGGTTCAGAGGGCAGTGGGGAATCGGGGCATGAAGATTTGTATCCCCACGCTCTGATCAGCTGAGACAACTCTGTTCCAGGGAGAACGTGCAGCCTATTGGCTTAGAGCCAGGGACTgcgagccagggctcctgggttcttttcctggcttctgccacTGAATTGCCTGTGTGGCTTTGGTATGtctttgcctcaatttccccttctcTAAGACAGGGATACTTCCCTGAGGGGCTGAGGGCTTAGTGTCGATCAAGTGCTCTGTCAcgcatgggggaggggtgttctaGTGTGCGCTTACCAAGTTGCCTAGAAGCCTTAAAGTTCAAAGTGGTGAGGGGGCAGGTGATGGTGGGGTCTGGTTTCTTGGGCTGAGCTAAGGCCAAGGTTTTCACAAGTGACTATGGATGTCCTACTTGAGACtgcttaaaggggcctgattgtcggagggcgggtgctcagcacttggaCAGACAGGCCCCCTTAAGGTGTCTCAGATGGGCACCCGCAATCACTTGTCGCTTGTGAAAGCCTTGGCCCTCGCTCTTCTTATTGCTGGGCACAGGGATCGCCTGCAGCACTAGGACACTGCCCCTAAAGCCACGTCTCTGTCTCCATTCCAGGGATCGGGCCTGTCCTGGGCCTTGTCTTTGTACCGCTGATTGGCTCCGCCAGCGACCACTGGCGCAGCAGCTACGGCCGGCGGCGGCCCTTCATCTGGGTCTTGTGCCTGGGAGTCCTGCTGAGCCTCTTCATCATCCCCCATGCCGGTCGCCTGGCAGGCTTCTTCGCCCTCAGTGCCCACCCCCTGGAGATTGCTTTCCTCATCCTGGGCATTGGCTTGCTGGACTTCTGCGGCCAGGTCTGCTTCACTCCCCTAGAGGCCTTGCTCTCGGACCTCTTCCAGGAGCCTGACAACTGCCGGCAGGCTTTCTCCATGTACGCCTTCATGATCAGCCTGGGTGGCTGCATCGGCTATCTGCTTCCGGCCATCGACTGGGCCAGTAGCTTCCTGGCCCCTTAcctgggggggcaggagaagTGTCTCTTCAGCCTCCTCACCATCATCTTCCTGGGCTGCGTCCTGGCCACCCTCTTTGTGACAGAGGAAGCAGTGGGGCAGGTGGATGCTCTGGCAGGCCCTGCACTGAAGGactcttcccccaagccctcgTCCCCCAGCGGCTGCTCTTGCCGGGTTTCCAAAAGCCTCTTGCGAGCCAGGCATGTGGTCCAGGCCTTGAGGGACCTCTGCACATTGATCCCACGACTGCGTGGCCTCTGCTGCCGCATCCCCAAGGTGATCCGGCGGCTCTTCGTGGCCGAGCTGTGCAGCTGGATGGCCCTCATGACTTTCATGCTGTTCTACACTGACTTTGTCGGCGAAGGGCTGTACCAGGGTGTTCCCAGGGCCGAACCGGGAACAGAAGCCAGACGTCACTATGATGAAGGTAATGAATGAGCCAAGTGCCTTCAAGGCTGCAGAGGCAGAATTTGCTTCCATACGCAGGGGAGTAGAAACGCTGAGATGGGATCAAAGATGGGCTCTACCTTTAGGGTTCAGCTCTCCCTGctcctgggtctgagctcaggtgcGTATCCCGAGCCTCTGCTGGTTCCAcaacatccacacagctatttttagcacactagcgtGAGTTCTGCCAACACAAACCTGCctagccaggctgggaggcactCTCCCAGTTGCAGTATAAACGTGTCTGAATTGGGTATCCTCTCTAGCTGAGATGTGGGCAGGGAGGTAGGTGTATTTATATCTGTCTGCCAGCACTTGGTGCTCTGCTTCGGCCACATGTGACTTCGCTGCATAGGCTGGGGTGAGAATCTGCCAGGACCAGAACCGCTTGTCTGAATCTACCAGGTTTTTAATGATTATTGTTGGTATTTCAT
This portion of the Chelonia mydas isolate rCheMyd1 chromosome 21, rCheMyd1.pri.v2, whole genome shotgun sequence genome encodes:
- the SLC45A3 gene encoding solute carrier family 45 member 3 produces the protein MAQKAWVSMLFHNRKAQLLLVNSLTFGLEVCLAAGITYVPPLLLEVGVEEKFMTMVLGIGPVLGLVFVPLIGSASDHWRSSYGRRRPFIWVLCLGVLLSLFIIPHAGRLAGFFALSAHPLEIAFLILGIGLLDFCGQVCFTPLEALLSDLFQEPDNCRQAFSMYAFMISLGGCIGYLLPAIDWASSFLAPYLGGQEKCLFSLLTIIFLGCVLATLFVTEEAVGQVDALAGPALKDSSPKPSSPSGCSCRVSKSLLRARHVVQALRDLCTLIPRLRGLCCRIPKVIRRLFVAELCSWMALMTFMLFYTDFVGEGLYQGVPRAEPGTEARRHYDEGVRVGSLGLFLQCVISIFFSTIMDRLVKQFGTRAVYLASVAFFPLVPFVICFSQSILVVTVSAALTGFTFSALQILPYTLASLYHHDKQVFLHKYKSKEEEDAAQLDKKSGFPKGPLSSQKPTYQNGHAGGLFSSPPAASSAMCVGSPCEVSLMMRVGDSDPAAPGRGICVDLAILDSAFLLSQVVPSLVMGSIVQFTQSVTAYMVFASGLGLVAIYFATKVVFDKSDMAKYSV